The Pseudarthrobacter sp. BIM B-2242 region CACGGATTAACCATCGTCAACGCCCCGGGGACGGTGGACGCCGGATACCGCGGCGAAATTTCCGTCACCCTGTTGAATACTGATTCGCGGGACGCCGTCGAGCTGCGGCGCGGCGATAGAATTGCACAGATGGTGATCCAGCGCGTGGAGTACGCGCAGTTTGTCCCTGTCAACGATTTGAGTGAATCGGTCCGGGGTGCCGGCGGATTCGGTTCCACCGGCGGCTTCACGCCGGGCAACGCCTGACACTAGCCACGAGGTGGCAGCCCGGGACTGTCTGACTGCGGCAGCGAAGATTTTGGCGGGACCCAGCGGCCGGCCGGGCACTTTCACAACTAAGGAGACAACCCCATGGTTTTTGGGCTCGGCAGGAAATCCAAGAAGGACCAGGCCGGCGAGCCGGAAGAGTCCTCGGCGGCAGCGGAATCAGAGGACACGGCCGGGAAGGGTTCCCAGGACACCGGCCGGCGGGCCAACGGCCCCTTTGATGTTTCCGAAGTCTCCAGCCGCGACGGCTACGTGGACCTCGGAGCGCTGCTCATTGCCCCGAGTGAGGGGCTTCAGCTCCGGCTGGAGGTGGAGGAAGCCACGCAGCGGGTGGTTGCTGTGACCATGGACCTGAACGGCTCCAGCCTTCAGTTGCAGGCGTTCGCCGCACCCAAGACCGAGGGGCTCTGGGACGAAATCCGCGAGCAGATCGGCCAGTCCGTGGGAAGCCAGGGCGGCCAGGTCGAAGAGGTGCAGGGTGCCTTCGGAACCGAACTCGTGGCGAAGCTCCCCGCCGGCGCCCCGGACGGAAGCCAGGGCTACCGGGTGGCACGGTTCATCGGCGTTGACGGACCCCGGT contains the following coding sequences:
- a CDS encoding DUF3710 domain-containing protein, producing MVFGLGRKSKKDQAGEPEESSAAAESEDTAGKGSQDTGRRANGPFDVSEVSSRDGYVDLGALLIAPSEGLQLRLEVEEATQRVVAVTMDLNGSSLQLQAFAAPKTEGLWDEIREQIGQSVGSQGGQVEEVQGAFGTELVAKLPAGAPDGSQGYRVARFIGVDGPRWFLRGVLGGEAAMEREAAAPLEDLFRRIVVIRGDSPMPPRDLLQLRLPKDASAAPPPGASEFKEPEVREPEFKGPERGPEITQIG